In Caldicellulosiruptor obsidiansis OB47, a single window of DNA contains:
- a CDS encoding DUF362 domain-containing protein, protein MNNNIYVIYGKNAKSMTKQLLEYADVKRYIPAGSKIAIKPNLVVAKPYTSGATTNPHIVEGIIEYLKENGYDQIGILEGSWLGDSTKRAFEVCGYNDIARRYGIKLVDTKDDKPVKVKVGGYDINICSKVYEYDFLINVPLLKGHCQTQLTCALKNLKGLIPDSEKRRFHTLGLHKPIAYLNKAIKTHLVVVDSIMPDPDFEEGGNPVEKDFIALGFDPVLIDSFAAEHLGYNPYDIEYIRLAEKLGIGKAGEYNLIEINPESKPKEFSKRSSIVSRYAKYIEEKDACSVCYANLISALMRLDEQGFLKRLNKKLYIGQGYKGKSMDGIGIGSCTKDFKVCKYGCPPKSNEIVEFLKQNL, encoded by the coding sequence ATGAACAACAATATTTACGTTATCTACGGTAAAAATGCTAAATCTATGACAAAACAACTTCTTGAATATGCAGATGTAAAGAGGTATATTCCAGCGGGGAGTAAAATTGCTATAAAACCCAACTTAGTTGTTGCAAAGCCTTATACATCGGGAGCAACCACAAATCCGCACATTGTTGAAGGAATTATAGAATATTTAAAAGAAAACGGATATGATCAAATTGGAATTTTAGAAGGTTCATGGCTTGGTGATTCCACAAAAAGGGCGTTTGAAGTTTGTGGTTATAATGATATTGCAAGAAGGTATGGTATAAAGCTGGTTGATACAAAGGATGATAAACCAGTTAAGGTAAAAGTAGGTGGGTATGATATAAACATTTGTAGCAAGGTTTATGAATATGACTTTTTAATAAACGTTCCGCTTTTGAAAGGGCACTGCCAGACACAACTTACATGTGCACTCAAAAATTTAAAGGGCTTGATTCCAGATAGTGAAAAAAGGAGATTTCATACCCTTGGTCTTCACAAACCAATTGCTTACTTGAACAAAGCAATAAAAACACATCTTGTTGTTGTAGACAGTATTATGCCGGACCCTGATTTTGAAGAGGGAGGGAATCCTGTTGAAAAGGATTTTATAGCCCTTGGTTTTGACCCGGTTCTCATTGACAGTTTTGCTGCCGAGCATTTAGGATATAATCCATATGATATTGAATACATACGCTTAGCAGAAAAATTAGGTATTGGGAAAGCAGGAGAATATAATCTTATAGAAATAAATCCCGAAAGCAAACCAAAAGAATTTTCAAAAAGGTCATCTATTGTTTCAAGATATGCAAAATATATTGAAGAAAAAGATGCTTGTTCGGTTTGCTATGCAAATCTTATAAGCGCGCTTATGAGGTTAGATGAACAGGGATTTTTAAAAAGACTTAACAAAAAACTTTATATAGGTCAGGGTTATAAAGGCAAATCTATGGATGGAATTGGAATTGGGAGCTGCACAAAAGATTTTAAAGTATGCAAATATGGCTGTCCTCCAAAGTCTAATGAAATTGTTGAGTTTTT
- the dnaX gene encoding DNA polymerase III subunit gamma/tau, translating into MHIALYRKYRPKVFEDVVAQDHITKTLKNQIKQDKVAHAYIFCGPRGTGKTTTAKIMSRAVNCLNPKDGNPCNECEVCRSILDEKTLDVLEIDAASNTSVNDVRQIRDEVRYPPSMCKKKVYIIDEVHMLSTGAFNALLKTIEEPPSHALFILATTDIQKVPATILSRCQRFDFKRISVKDIYERLKKIVQMENISIDDNALYLISQKAEGALRDALTILERCINTSDEHITYKFVANLLGVTSTEIVKDFIAAVVENDSNKGLKVVNRLWDEGMDVNTFLEEAVKLLRSALILRLGAKEVLIDMLEDDKAFVINISNLVDSNRLVSSIKMLIDTANQIRWTRFPKVLLEINTIKLCDSQFDTSFETLLERVRKLETKLSQLAENPKAFDAMKLDKAQSTKQEQKTPHIADKSAEGVDTNASFSWSEILSRWEEIKEAVKEEKPGLSHVLQSASLKFENGVKVCFKQEDSVFAEVLSRNLDYFKSVLKRIIEYDGEIFIEVENQKPVQENAVSEKEIINKLKDMFPDTEITVKE; encoded by the coding sequence ATGCACATAGCACTTTATAGGAAATACAGGCCCAAAGTGTTTGAAGATGTTGTTGCTCAGGATCATATAACCAAAACGTTAAAAAACCAGATAAAACAGGACAAAGTAGCACACGCATACATCTTTTGCGGTCCGAGAGGAACTGGCAAGACAACAACCGCAAAGATAATGTCAAGAGCTGTGAACTGTTTGAATCCCAAGGATGGAAATCCATGCAACGAATGTGAGGTTTGCAGGAGCATCTTAGACGAAAAGACACTTGACGTTTTGGAGATTGACGCTGCATCAAACACCAGTGTCAATGACGTGAGGCAAATCAGGGACGAAGTTAGGTACCCGCCTTCTATGTGCAAAAAGAAAGTGTATATAATAGACGAGGTTCACATGCTCTCAACAGGGGCTTTCAACGCGCTTTTAAAAACCATTGAAGAGCCCCCCTCCCATGCACTTTTTATTCTTGCAACCACAGATATCCAGAAAGTGCCTGCAACCATTTTATCCAGGTGTCAGAGGTTTGATTTTAAAAGGATTTCTGTAAAGGACATATATGAAAGACTCAAAAAGATTGTTCAGATGGAAAATATTTCAATTGACGATAATGCCCTCTATTTGATTTCGCAAAAGGCAGAAGGAGCTCTGAGGGATGCTTTGACCATATTAGAAAGATGCATAAATACATCTGATGAACATATAACCTACAAGTTTGTTGCAAACCTTTTAGGTGTTACTTCAACTGAGATAGTAAAAGATTTTATTGCTGCTGTTGTAGAAAACGATTCAAACAAAGGACTTAAAGTTGTAAACAGGCTCTGGGATGAAGGGATGGATGTAAATACCTTTTTAGAAGAGGCTGTGAAACTTTTGAGAAGTGCACTGATTTTACGACTTGGTGCAAAAGAAGTTCTAATTGACATGCTTGAGGATGATAAAGCTTTTGTCATAAACATCTCAAACCTTGTTGACTCAAACAGGCTTGTGTCGAGCATAAAGATGCTTATTGACACTGCCAACCAGATACGCTGGACAAGGTTTCCAAAGGTCTTGCTTGAAATAAACACAATAAAGCTTTGCGATAGCCAGTTTGACACCTCATTTGAAACACTCCTTGAGAGAGTGCGAAAACTTGAGACAAAGCTATCACAGCTTGCCGAAAATCCCAAAGCTTTTGATGCCATGAAACTTGACAAGGCTCAATCCACAAAACAAGAGCAAAAGACCCCGCATATAGCTGACAAAAGCGCAGAAGGTGTAGATACCAATGCATCTTTTTCATGGTCTGAGATTTTGAGCAGATGGGAGGAAATAAAAGAGGCTGTCAAGGAGGAAAAGCCGGGACTTTCACATGTTCTTCAAAGTGCCAGCCTGAAGTTTGAAAATGGTGTGAAGGTATGTTTCAAGCAGGAAGATAGTGTGTTTGCAGAGGTTTTAAGCAGAAATTTAGATTATTTTAAATCGGTTTTAAAGAGAATTATAGAATATGATGGTGAGATATTTATTGAAGTTGAAAACCAAAAACCTGTACAAGAAAATGCTGTGTCAGAAAAAGAGATAATAAACAAGCTCAAGGATATGTTTCCTGATACAGAGATTACTGTAAAAGAGTGA
- the rnr gene encoding ribonuclease R, translating to MKKARIEEKKQEVLALFQEESYHPMTFSEIVEVLNWDEKGEKTLKRILDELEQEGKIVKTKRGRFGLAEEMNLFAGTLEVNPRGYGFLIPDNPNIPDIYVSAENMNGAMHGDRVLVKALSAVPVEGKKIEGYVERILQRGITKVVGRYEDSRNFGFVIPDDQRIIYDIYIPKSGKNKAKTGQKVVVEITRYPEKRRNPEGKIVEILGYENAKGVDILSIIKKYELDEEFPKEVLKEIENIPDEVTQEDLEGRVDLRNWTIFTIDGEDAKDFDDAVSIKKLPNGNYLLGVHIADVSHYVKPNTHLDKEAYRRGTSVYLVDRVIPMLPFKLSNGICSLNPNVDRLTFSVLMEIDKQGNVVKHDIFESVIRSKERMTYTNVTKILKEEDKELLKRYEHIREDLELMRELALILREKRMKRGALDFDFDETKVILDKNGKPIDVIRYELTISNKIIEEFMLICNETVANHFYWLNVPFLYRVHEEPDIEKIYQFAEFIYNMGYVLKGISNKVHPKALQAVLEQSRGTPEERVIHTLCLRSLKKARYCEENLGHFGLSTEYYCHFTSPIRRYPDLVIHRIMKDVLKGKMTEKKAQRLKLKMPEIAKWTSQRERVAEEAERETVDLKKVEFMQDKIGQVFEGIISNVTPFGFFVELENTIEGLVRVSSLEDDYYVFNEKTYQLIGEKSKKVYKIGDRVKVMLIDANVPLRQIEFAVVEKLKM from the coding sequence GTGAAAAAGGCAAGGATTGAAGAGAAAAAACAAGAGGTTTTAGCTCTGTTTCAAGAAGAAAGTTATCATCCCATGACGTTTTCAGAGATAGTGGAAGTATTAAATTGGGACGAAAAGGGTGAAAAAACTCTCAAAAGAATATTAGATGAACTTGAACAGGAGGGCAAAATTGTAAAGACAAAACGAGGTAGATTTGGTCTTGCTGAAGAGATGAATCTCTTTGCAGGCACTCTTGAGGTAAATCCGCGGGGCTATGGTTTTTTGATACCGGATAATCCCAATATTCCTGATATATATGTTTCGGCTGAGAATATGAATGGTGCTATGCATGGCGACAGGGTACTTGTCAAAGCGCTTTCTGCTGTTCCTGTTGAAGGTAAGAAAATTGAGGGATATGTTGAAAGAATATTGCAACGAGGTATTACAAAAGTTGTTGGAAGATATGAGGATAGCAGAAATTTTGGATTTGTAATTCCGGACGACCAGAGGATAATTTATGATATATATATTCCTAAAAGTGGAAAAAACAAAGCAAAGACAGGACAAAAGGTTGTTGTTGAAATTACAAGATATCCTGAAAAAAGAAGAAATCCAGAGGGAAAAATTGTTGAAATTTTAGGATATGAGAATGCTAAAGGCGTTGATATTCTTTCAATAATCAAAAAATATGAGCTTGATGAAGAGTTTCCAAAAGAAGTTTTAAAAGAAATTGAGAATATTCCAGACGAGGTTACACAAGAGGATTTAGAAGGAAGAGTTGACCTGCGCAACTGGACAATCTTTACAATCGATGGTGAGGATGCAAAAGACTTTGACGATGCAGTGTCTATCAAAAAACTTCCAAACGGGAACTATCTTTTAGGTGTTCATATTGCAGATGTTAGCCACTATGTAAAGCCAAACACCCATCTTGACAAGGAAGCTTACAGGCGCGGAACGTCTGTGTATCTTGTTGACAGAGTCATCCCAATGCTTCCGTTTAAGCTTTCAAATGGCATCTGTTCACTCAACCCAAACGTTGACAGGTTGACATTTTCTGTTCTTATGGAGATTGACAAGCAGGGAAATGTTGTGAAGCATGACATCTTTGAAAGTGTGATCAGAAGCAAAGAGAGAATGACGTATACAAATGTGACAAAGATTCTCAAAGAAGAGGACAAAGAGCTTTTGAAAAGGTATGAACATATAAGAGAAGACTTAGAGCTAATGCGCGAGCTTGCTTTAATTTTGCGAGAAAAGAGAATGAAAAGAGGAGCTTTGGACTTTGATTTTGACGAGACAAAAGTCATACTTGACAAAAACGGCAAACCCATAGACGTTATCCGATATGAGCTTACAATCTCTAATAAAATAATTGAAGAGTTTATGCTAATTTGCAACGAGACAGTTGCAAATCATTTCTACTGGCTAAATGTTCCGTTTTTGTACAGGGTTCATGAAGAGCCTGATATTGAAAAGATTTACCAGTTTGCAGAATTTATATACAACATGGGGTATGTTCTAAAAGGTATTTCGAACAAGGTACATCCCAAAGCTTTGCAGGCGGTTTTAGAGCAAAGCCGTGGCACGCCAGAAGAAAGGGTTATTCATACGCTGTGTTTGAGGTCTCTTAAGAAAGCAAGGTACTGTGAAGAAAACCTTGGTCACTTTGGTCTTTCGACAGAATACTATTGTCATTTTACCTCTCCAATAAGAAGGTATCCTGACCTTGTAATCCACAGGATTATGAAAGATGTTTTGAAAGGCAAAATGACAGAGAAGAAAGCTCAGAGACTGAAACTTAAAATGCCAGAGATTGCAAAATGGACATCACAGAGAGAAAGAGTTGCAGAAGAGGCAGAACGTGAGACGGTTGATCTTAAGAAAGTAGAGTTTATGCAGGATAAAATTGGTCAGGTATTCGAAGGTATTATTTCAAACGTTACACCTTTTGGATTTTTTGTTGAGCTTGAGAATACAATTGAAGGCTTAGTAAGAGTCAGCTCATTAGAGGATGATTATTATGTCTTCAATGAAAAGACTTATCAGCTTATAGGCGAAAAGTCAAAAAAGGTGTATAAGATAGGTGACAGGGTAAAAGTAATGCTCATTGACGCTAATGTGCCGCTAAGACAAATAGAGTTTGCTGTTGTGGAAAAACTCAAAATGTAG
- a CDS encoding HDIG domain-containing metalloprotein — protein sequence MSVAREVALDEVKKRIKTQNLLKHCLACEAIMRELACYFEQDMDKWGICGLVHDIDYEETKDKPDEHSLVGSKILEDLGFDKDIVYAVKVHNDAHGLPRLSLMDKALYCVDPTSGFIVAGALILPSKKLSDVTVPFLLNRFNEKGFAKGANREQMKACSELGLELEEFLGIALKAMQKISNELGL from the coding sequence ATGTCTGTTGCTCGTGAAGTTGCACTGGACGAAGTTAAAAAGCGAATAAAAACCCAGAATCTTTTAAAACATTGTCTGGCTTGTGAGGCTATCATGCGTGAGCTTGCATGTTATTTTGAACAAGATATGGATAAGTGGGGGATTTGTGGACTTGTTCATGACATAGATTATGAAGAGACAAAAGATAAACCTGATGAACACAGCCTGGTAGGTTCAAAAATATTAGAGGATTTAGGTTTTGATAAAGATATTGTATATGCCGTAAAGGTTCATAATGATGCACATGGACTTCCAAGACTTTCTCTTATGGATAAAGCTCTTTACTGTGTTGACCCAACATCAGGCTTTATTGTAGCTGGTGCTTTGATTCTACCATCTAAAAAACTTTCGGACGTTACAGTACCGTTTTTGTTAAACAGGTTCAATGAAAAAGGTTTTGCAAAGGGGGCAAACAGGGAACAAATGAAGGCATGTTCTGAACTTGGACTTGAACTTGAAGAATTTTTAGGAATAGCACTAAAAGCAATGCAAAAAATATCTAATGAACTTGGTTTATGA
- the secG gene encoding preprotein translocase subunit SecG, whose product MAKIILTVLELLLAIALIIVVLLQSGKSAGLSGSIAGGAETFFGKYKGRTLDAMLGRYTWIIAAAFFVVSIVLFFVIK is encoded by the coding sequence ATGGCAAAGATAATTCTAACCGTTTTAGAGCTTCTTTTAGCAATTGCACTTATAATTGTTGTGCTTTTGCAATCTGGAAAAAGTGCAGGACTTTCAGGTTCAATTGCAGGTGGTGCTGAGACATTTTTTGGAAAGTATAAAGGAAGAACTCTTGATGCTATGCTTGGAAGATATACGTGGATTATAGCAGCAGCTTTCTTTGTTGTATCAATAGTTTTATTCTTTGTAATAAAGTAA